Within the Scomber scombrus chromosome 4, fScoSco1.1, whole genome shotgun sequence genome, the region TCAGAAATTATACTTTAGTTTTTAAACTTGAGTCAAACTTCCTCAACTCCAGACTCAGAATCTCTCCGGTGTTCAGCATTAAACTTTAATCCATCTGTCCCACTTCTTTTCACACTCTCAGAAGTCATAATCATCGACACAGACGTTGCCTGTAAAGTGTGTCTTGAACAGTATCGGTCACAGCACTTTCTCCACACAATACACTCGCTATCTCTCCATTGAACGGCAGGTCCCAGTCCATCTCTTCCTCATTAAGCATATGTCTCATTTTCCATTTCAGACAGGAGATAGCATAGAAGTGCACACAAAAGCACTATTTTCAGGCTCTTCTACTCATCTCGTCTAAAAGTCTAATGAGAGCGGATCAAATATAACTCGACACTGAGGGGAGACAAAGGGAGACGTAGCCCTGGGTGAGAGATGAGGCGAGGCAGAACAATGGACCTGAATGTGCCGTCACTGCGGCGGTATGGAGCAGGACCAGTGAATGCAGATGATTCTGTAATGAGGGATTAAGTGGTGGATTATGGGTCTTTATTAAGATGTTTCTGATCCTCATTAGGCTGAATCTCGTATCAGGGCATCGATTCCCCTCTCGCTCGCTGGATTGGCCGTCctctggaggaagaggagacgtGAAAGAAAGATAGGGAGACATGTGCTACTAATATGCTCCTCTGAGGCGTGTAACAAAAACTGCAAGTGTGTATTAATGTTGGCAGATAAAACCAgtatttaatatatacattttatatacattgaTTAtagttttgctttctttttaacTGGTTCTTAAGGTCAcacaaaggaaaaagaaagttcCAGCAGTGTGCAAATAATAGATGGTCATTaacagtggaaaatgtcaacaCACAAACTACAGAAACTACTTCTGTGcatttaaagaggacatatcatTCACATTTTGCAGGTCTGTATTTTCAATCTGGAATtgtactggaatatctttgcatggttTACAGTTCAATAAAATCCTTATTTGTCTTacactggccctttatgcagcccttcagttcagcctctgtctgaaactggCTGTTTTAGcgcctgtctctttaaagcccTCCTCCCGAGGAgctcactctgttctgattggacAGCTGTGGAAACTGCCCCTTAGTAAACACTTGTGACTCAAAATCAGCAAACCACGAAAAAAACAGTAGTAAATGTTGGAGCCATAATtcaatctgaaatatgagagtggacaacatgaacaaaATATGGAAAAACCTTAGTAACAATCAGCTGTGTCAGACTGTGACATGAATGTGTGGTGAATTGTAACACTACGGTGTAAATAGTCATGTAAATGCAGCAAAGTCACCAGAACTTCCTTTTTGTTTCATCTCCATCGTTTTGGTTTTTGTGTGCTGTGATCAGTATAGTAGGGTAATAATGATCCGGCATACACAGTTGCCAAATTAAAGAAGGAGACTTGAGATCAAAAAGTTGTTGATTATTCTGAAAATGTAGGTGGGAGATGAAAAATCACAACAGCTATTTGCCTGTGAGTTCATCTCTGATTCTGATTTATGTTACTGTGAATATTTGGAAAGACTGTGTGAGCTCACTtagaataaaaatgactgaaacacacCATCAGTTTAGGTTACGACAGCTTTATTTAGTGCAAAGAGAGTCTAATAAAAGGAGTCATTGATGCGCCTCATGCTCATGAACCTCATGCCGCTCATGCCCATGTTCATGAAGTTCCTGTACTCTCCAGGCCTGAAGTACATCATCCTGCCTCTGTACTGGGGCTGCTCGTACATCAGCCAGTGTCCCTCCATCACGTTGCAGGACATGCAGTTGGACATGCGGTAACGGTCCATGACGTTGTCACAGTCGTCCATCATCTCGTGACTCTGACCACTGAAGTTCTCCCTCTCGTAGATCTTCATCCTGTAGGATCCTCTGTGCTGTTGtgcagaagaggagagagattaACTCAGCATGAGCTCTATAAGGAtggttttaaataattcaaGAGGTGTCATCTAAACTAAATCAAGCCCGAGTGTGGTCTTACCATGGGGATCATGCGGCAGGACTTGATGCAGTCGCTCATGCCCATCATGCTCATGTAGTCAGCGTACTCGCCCCTCCTCATGAAGTACTGGTTGCCCATGTAGTTGTTGCGGTCGTAGACCATGAAGCAGCCTCTCTCCACCCTGCAGGACTGGCACCTGTTCAGGTAGGAGGACATGTCGGGGCAGTCGCTCATGCACTCATAGGAACGACCCTGGAAGTTCCTCTCCTCGTAGAAGACGATCTAGGAGAGAGACATCATCTTGGTTAGCACATATTCAAGTTTAAAGCCACActagtttctttttttgaggAGAAAATAGCAACGGTTTTCATTATTCATGACTCTAGCTTTCTTTGGATGTAGTGCTGTTAAAGATAAAGCTTGGATTTGACTCTTAAATTTA harbors:
- the LOC133978903 gene encoding gamma-crystallin M2-like, which produces MTSTGMNMSKIVFYEERNFQGRSYECMSDCPDMSSYLNRCQSCRVERGCFMVYDRNNYMGNQYFMRRGEYADYMSMMGMSDCIKSCRMIPMHRGSYRMKIYERENFSGQSHEMMDDCDNVMDRYRMSNCMSCNVMEGHWLMYEQPQYRGRMMYFRPGEYRNFMNMGMSGMRFMSMRRINDSFY